The window CgtccctccgccgccgcgtCCACCTCCGCCCCAAATTCTCAATCAAAGCCTCCGCCCCCGTCCTCACCCAAGACGACCTGAAAAAGCTCGCCGCCGACAAGGCCGTGGAGTACGTGAAGAGCGGCATGGTCCTGGGCCTCGGCACCGGCTCCACCGCCGCCTTCGTCGTCGACAAGCTCGGCGCCCTCCTCCAATCCGGCGCCCTCTCCGACATCGTGGGCGTCCCCACCTCGAAGCGCACCCAGGAGCAGGCCCTCTCCCTCGGCATCCCCCTCTCCACCCTCGACGCCCACCCCCACATCGACCTCGCCATCGACGGCGCCGACGAGGTCGACCCCAACCTCGACCTCGTCAAGGGCCGCGGCGGCGCCCTCCTCCGCGAGAAGATGGTCgaggccgccgccgccgagttcgtcgtcgtcgtcgacGACTCTAAATTGGTAACGGGGCTAGGTGGCTCGGGCCTCGCCATGCCCGTCGAGGTGGTGCAGTTCTGCTGGAATTACAACCTGGTGAGGCTGCAGGAGCTGTTCAAGGAGGAGGGGTGCGAGGCCAAGCTCCGATTGGACGGCGGAGGGAAGCCCTACGTCACGGATAACTCGAATTACATTGTGGATTTGTATTTCAAGACTCCGATTAGGGATTCCGGCGCCGCGGGGAGGGAGATCGCCGCGTTCGAAGGGGTGGTGGATCACGGATTGTTCTTGGATATGGCCACCGCTGTCATCATCGCCGGTGGGAGTGGAATCACCGTCAAGACCAAGTGATGATGATTTGGTAacaatttggggattttttatgattgacTTAGTTTTCTTCGACTTTTTTGTCACTACATTGTTGTGCATTGCTTTTGGTGCAAGTGAATCTCACCATCTCaaataaatggagaaaattaaataaatggagAAATTTGTACTAGTGTTTTGTTGGGGCCATGAATTATAGCATGAGCATGACTATTAGTTAAACTATCAGAATCCAGATGAAAAATACGATTAGCAGCAATGTTGGGGAGTCTTCGTACTATATCTTCTGGCAATGTGGTTGAAACACTGATTCAAAGTTTACAAAATCTAATATgccttctattttatttttattctgcaAATAAGTAGGAGTATCTCCTTTCTGTTCTGTCTTCtgctttaaattttgataagcATAAAATAACTATAACGGCAATGTATAATCATGGAAAGAAAATACAGTATTCAATTTTATCCCATCActttattatacaaaaatgtCTCAGTTTTCAATCTTAGTAATTGCGAAAAATTAGcaaaattttcaagttttGCTTTATGGATGCTTCTTGTAAAATTGAGTTGCAATTTCATCTACAACTTAAACTTATTTTCTCTGTATTTAACctttaaatatctaatttttaaaattacatgcctaaaaagaaatgcatcaattacaaaataggagtagtagtatCATATATCGAATACTATATTGCTAGTTTCATCAAAcattttgaatgaatatgatgagtaacattaataattatttgtatcaaacattttgaatgaatatgaTGAGCtaacattaataattatttgtacGTGAAagtgattaattgctaacttATCATTTAATAGCCAACTACGACTAATTTAAGActataagattttagaaatctagtggtctaaaatttgtcacgtgtaatttttgtttttattaattaaatcgaaaaaagattaaaaaaaaaatcaaattaaggttttggatgaaaatgtcaatataatgttttaaaaatatcaacactatgctttgagaatgtaaCACATTGCTTTAGAAATgactacatgtattatattgacatattttatatactatgttgaaatttgttgctgtacgaaaaaattgaacattttttttaaaaaaaatcaaattttgacatcggaaGATATGCACGTGAGATCNNNNNNNNNNNNNNNNNNNNNNNNNNNNNNNNNNNNNNNNNNNNNNNNNNNNNNNNNNNNNNNNNNNNNNNNNNNNNNNNNNNNNNNNNNNNNNNNNNNNTCTTCTTCAAACTCAAGAATACATACATAGAATTCAACCCAACATTCAATAACACTAGGTTAATTGTTAAATCCTTATGCAAATTTTAACAACAAATTGCAAGTTCGTTATCAATATTGTTGACATTcaatattctcggtattgatatgtgaattataagtgttatttgttagttgctgacattcgatattctcgctattgatatgtgaattataagtgttatttgttagttgttgacattttaatacgagttgttgacattcgataatctcgctattgatatgtgaattataagtgttatttattagttgttgacattcgatattctcggtattgatatgtgaattataagtgttatttgttagttgttgacattttaatacgagttgttgacattcgatattctcgatattgatatgtgaattataagtattatttgttagttgttgacattcgatattctcggtattgatatgtgaattgtaaatgttatttgttagttgttgacattttaatacgagttgttgacattcgatattctcggtattgatatgtgaattgtaaatgttatttgttagttgttgacattttaatacgagttgttgacattcgatattctcggtattgatatgtgaattgtaagtgttatttgttagttgttgacattttaatacgagttgttgacattcgatattctcggtattgatatgtgaattgtaagtgttattttttagttgttgacattttaatacgagttgttgacattcgatattctcggtattgatatgtgaattgtaagtgttatttgttagttgttgacattttaatacgagttgttgacattcgatattctcggtattgatatgtgaattgtaagtgttattttttagttgttgacattttaatacgagttgttgacattcgatattctcggtattgatatgtgaattataagtattatttgttagttgttgacattttaatacgagttgttgacattcgatattctcggtattgatatgtgaattgtaagtgttatttgttagttgttgacattttaatacgagttgttgacattcgatattctcggtattgatatgtgaattgtaagtattattttttagttgttgacattttaatacgagttgttgacattcgatattctcggtattgatatgtgaattgtaagtattattttttagttgttgacattttaatacgagttgttgacattcgatattcttggtattgatatgtaaatataagtgttatttgttagttgttgacattttaatacgagttgttgacattcgatattgatattgaagatttgaagatttgaagaattgaagatttgaatgttgaagaattgaagaattgaagatttaaagatttgaaaatttgaatgttgaagatttgaatatttgaatatttgaagatttgaatgttgaagatttggagatataaagatttgaagatttgaatgttgaagatttgaatatttgaagatttgaatgttgaagatttgaagatttgaatgttgaagatttgaagactttagaaaatgatttcaaatgtattttatttttgtcctctacattattaatgaaaagacaattataccccattgttgacataatgtgatagttgttgacattaagttaatcttgtgaattagtggttgagattgcatctcatttctcaattatgcccaaaaatctcatcctaacaagaccctatatatatatatatatatatatatatatatatgtaaaaattaaagacaTAATGTACTCAAtgttattactagtatattacATCGTTCAAATGACCGAACGTTTTGTTCGTATGGTATTTTTCATTTGCAAAAATCATATACTCCACATAATTTGCTCAAATTATAGTCTACggaaaatttgagaaaaatgtcaaaattatgatataattgGTCATTTTTAGTTGCGAAATAGAGtatcaaatttcatgatttttttgctatttacatttatggatactatataggagtatattactGGGAATACAGAATGCTCAAAGTCAAATTGAATTAGGATATTGaactaataattaatctttCCCACAAGTTAAAAGGGTAAAACAATATTTGCAATTGAATTTATAGCAAtttgatttccaacttgcaatttttgtcattttatttgttatccAATATTTTAAGACTGTATATTGATTAAAAGACTTTAgtgacaataaaataaaataaattaatgatctGTGCAGCAATGTTACACTAGTTTGCCAATAAACAAGTTGTATTCACTCAATCATTATAAATCAGATAATGATTCATAACACACGTTATACTATGGTCATGTTTGGTTGTCAGGATTTTGTCTgagaaagtaatctgattcctttaattttaaattcctgtgtttgtttcagtttttaatcaaactgggaaagtaatcagaatccgagaacaaggaaagttaAGTACAATTTTTcaggattctgaatcctaGCTTTTCTtagttattctttttcccaattttaggattcttacatatataatgcaatatagtatagttttattattattattattattattatttagaatattttaaaaataatttaaaaatataaatcatactacttaattttagaaaataaataactatgattaaaattatcataattataacttattttataataattcataataataattaataatttattaaataattaaaatataattatataatataaatcgtatgataaataattattattatttttataaattaataattaatcaataaagttatagtgtaaatttcatttattaaatttattcacttATAACATccttaaatattataattataatactaattattattattattattattattattataaatgagtataatatttcaaactataattatatgtattattttatattatgataaataatccatatttaaactatccattgtaataataaatataataatataattattattatttgtaattaatagtttattaagaattttatattattattcttttttataattcttttttataaataaaaaataataagtatatttttagtttggtgtttaaattaaatataaatttaaaatcttgatattttccaaacacaggaaagtaaagttactaggaatcatattcccgggattcattttcccaggaatcattttccttgccaactttactttcccgtcaaccaaacatggcctatAAGTTTTACTAAGCCAAAATGCTCTAATAGTAAGTACTATTTTTGGCTGAAACGAATAGGAATGAgttttgtttgaaaaaataataatccttGTTGATTtagtttttccttttctttttgtttcgAGGGAgttgattttagtttttaaaaatggaatataaatattaagttGCCTATGACACCATCTAAAgagaccatatatatatggagtattatttatatgcaGTAATATTTCGTGTAAATTTGGTAATACTTAAGAGTACTACTTAAAACTTTGATTTTAGCACAATCCAaccattttgttaattaactaaattCCAAATTATTATGAGGGGTATGTAATATGCAATAACATACATATAATCATTTGTGCAAATaatgagaaacaatataaacttgaaaataaagtatgctacaattttttttgctgCTAGATGAAGAGTATTCACTcgataaaactaataattattCGACATACCGATATGTAGACATCTCGAATAGAGGGACAACCGATCCAAAAATTAAAGACGGTTACGAGATCAAATCCATGACTATTTGAACACtgcaatttatttaatgaaaaatcgATACTTTATTGCCTATTTAATCTATACATGTATAAAGCCACAGGTTTGTGAATCCATTTTTGCTAAATCTATTGTgtagtaaataaatactccatgcTATTACACGGTACCAACTATCTATCAGaaggaattcaaattttgaaattgtagAGCCAAAAACCACCAAattcttctataaataccatCCTCAAGCAAGAGATGCACAAGCATTCTTAAAACCTTCACTCATGTTATGGATTTGTATCGCTtctatttcttgattttttttcttatgtcTTACTATTGATTTTCATATTGAgcatttgttttgatttagcATTTGATCGGTCactatttcttttcctttttgtttgcttcaattatatattttattttattatttgattttttttcttatttgtcTTATTGTTTTCATATAGAGCTTTTGTTTAGCATTTGATTAGTTActattttttgctttttgattgcttttattacatttttttccatctcttttcACTTCTATCTGTTAcccattaatattttaacagAAAACATACACATATACATTATCTTTCTATCCTTTAttactttaaaaatttataattaatggtTGCTTTCTTCAATATTCAAGATATCCATCCGTCAAACACATTTGTTAATAAAGTCGGTGAATAAGATCATATGAAGTACCTATTGCAAGCATCATTTGATTGTGTTTTGCAAGTACTATGTCATTTCCTAGAAATAcaattttgcttttatttcattgcacttttgagataaaataaagaacTTTTCAATCCAACCGAAACATGGGCACCGATTCAGATCAGTTTTATCATATGTAGGAGAGGATGTCATGTTTGAGTCTTGAAACTTGAAAGTGgttttatattatgttttgtttggtGAGCATATCTTGCAAATATAACACTACTGCTAAAGTACTACTGCTCATTAActtaaagagaaaataggaAGTATTATGTATTCTAATTACCAATAAGTAAGTTGCACTCCTTGGTAGGTAAAATACTGAAGTGCAATTGCACATGCATCGATAAAATCGAATTGTACATTTATcagttaattttttcaacacGCTGgattttataacttttaatcaattttgtatttcttaatttttttatttaatagtttaTGTTTATAGTATAAAGTGTTATTATATGTCATGTGTTGTGTTTTTTAGATGAGTGATCGTATTAATTaacaatcattttttaatagttgATTTCAACTCATATATAGAGTACTTCCTATTcactttaaataaaatactttcgACGatgcaaataaattaatcaatttgctaaaaaaaattgagtttattttcagtttataGGCAACATTTactatttacaatattttatctttgaatATCATTGCATAGTTTAGgatattgtatttgtttaaaatatgaaggaaacattgttaaaaaattatatactactgtAAATCAACAACTTTTAAGTTGACTATTTgaaaaatctttttatatgGGGTATTAATCAACAATTTTTAAGTTGGCTATTTTCGGCACAAAGATTGATGGAATTTTTTTAGTCATTGTTTTGAGGGTATATTACTAAAAAACTTGAAACAAAGTAGTCCATAGATTGGAGGTCGAATGTGAATGacaaagaaatttaaaatattatgaaataaacCAGCAGTTAATGTAACGCCCCCATACCTAATTAATGGGAAACGctactaaaaaaaaactaaacaataaatataaatttcatctttaaactaaaataaatgatttgatcaactataaaagaaaatataaaatgaccATCAATTTAGCTTAGTTCATGCAAggatttttcaaataatatctACAAGATAAATTCCCCAACATCGAATGTACCTATTTTAGCAAAAGATGGTTTTTGTAAAGTTTAACCTTCTATTAAGCTATCCAAAAGTTAAGGCCTTGCCTAGTCGGGTCACAACCTGAAACTACGCTGATCACTGACAAAACTATGAATATAGGGTCACTGCCCACACAAAATAGCCATAAGCAGTTACATAATTCCAAATATAAAGGCATCAACgttctttcttttaaaaaaaaaagaaagccCAAAAGGATGTCTACTAGTCAAAATAGGGAAGTCTGTGGATCACGTTGACTGCTGCCCCATCACCGACTCCTTAACCtgaaaaacattaaataacGGGGTGTGAGTATGCAAGCACACTCAGTGGGGAAAACGCTACAAGCAGTTATAACCAATTGTGTAATGAATCATAACATAATGAACCATCTCAACTTTGCTGACATCTATATGAGACTAGTCTCGGTCCCTCGTGGACCTGACCCCTCGTGGGCCTGCCCCTCGTGGGCTATTGGTGGGCTATCAGCGACCCATATGATCCCTCGTGGATCTGACCCCTCGTGGGCCCATAAGCTCATATGAATGACGCACGACACAACAATGATTATAACCATGTAACCACTACGCTTACAGATAAAGTAAACCCCACCTCGAAAGCTGCAATCCAAAATAACCTCTTCACGCTGGGTCAGGTTGCCCGTCTCCGAGCCTCGGATGCGCCACTCCTAGCACTTAAGCATTTTATCTTAGTCTTTAAACTTTCCAAACTTAAACTTGGAAACTGAACTCATTTTAAACTTTAGAACAACTTAATCTTctattttaaaacataaaatcaattaaGCATAACAAATAACTCCAACTGAGACAAAGAGGAATCATAATCACACTTTTAAGCATTGCTTTTATTCAACGTTCTATTAAACATAAGCTTTAACACCTACACCATTTCATTCAACTCAAAACACACTCCATATTAATTAACTACAacaataaaccaaaacaaaccATCAATAATAAAAGCTGTCAAACTTACTACTCATATGACCTACTGAAAATAATTCAGAAGATATTACAGATCAGTTTTATACATTTCCAAGTAAAATCGTACATCTTCCCTATAATATTCTTTATAGCATCTCTCAAGTTCATAATCATCCAACACCAAAAGGATacccaaaaaaattaactaaatcaCTTTCACTATTCTCGGTTACTATTCACAGCAGATTACTATTCACAGCATATCTATTCTTACtctaaaatttcacaaaaaatgcTAAACATGcttggaaaaaaaatcatataaattcaCATATTGCTAATTAAACATCTCTAAACATAATCATGTAATCAATTCatctaataataatcataatcatacaaaataacaaaaaaaaaccccaattCTAGagtaatagtaaaaaaatcgCCACTATCTCACATTCTCAATAAAAACACTTTTCTTCTAATCAAACCCACAATTGCTAGCTTGGAAGATGATAGAATCAAAAGAAATGTCAGATTTACCTTGTCtcacaataaaatcaaatttttggaGGAGAAGCTTCAAGCTTGGATCATGCTTTAATGGAGGTTAGAGaagtggagaagaagaagccaTGAGCAAAGAGAGGAAGGTGAGCTGATGATGGCTAATCTCGCCGCCGGAGAGGCAATGGACGGCGGCTGACGGAAACGATGAGTGTGTGAGCCTAATAGTGTGTAGGGTATTCTAGAAGTGTCGATGGGTGGGTATTTAGAAAGTAGgatagatattttattttttataatcatttCAACACAATTCATACACttacatatattatttaaaacacacacacacaagcaCAGAAAGGCATTAAACTATTGCTCTAAAATTCCTAATTTCATTTCAAGttctaatactactaattttacagatagataaaaaaaacaaacaattagACCTTATTAAATTTGCTAGGGCGCATCCTCGGTCTAAGTCGGACAACCTGgaaaacatttgaaaatcaaaatcatcaattaaaaaccataaaaaaatattaattcaaaaattataaaatatttttgaaaagataaattattcTCTATAATATGGTTAATAAACTCAAAGATATGGGGTATTACAGTTAATGAGTTAATACATGTTAAAATACGTGTTGCAATCAAATTATgcaaattttgtcatttcgaaAGTcagataaatttgaaatagtgATGAGATTTGAACTCAAATGTGAGAAATGGAGCCAAAATCACTCCGCAatcctctataaataccatTTCTCACATCTTTGTAGATGGGAGAGAGAATTTCTTAACTTCTTATTCCgccaatcaataaataatgagaaGTTGGATGTACTATGTTTAATGTTCTACGgtataatgttttttttatttgtttatttagaaatttagaaatttagaaatttagaaattaagatttatttttatcaaaattacttACTTAATTCTTTATTTCGACAGGTCACATATTGAGCATTTGAGACTACATTTGAAGTGAAGATAAAGATATGGTATTCTTATTTAAAAGATTTATCTGAATGATGCAGCATTTAGTATCGCACTTAGGCGGAATTTCCGGTGTGGGGCGACCGTAGAGGCATTGATAGAGTCAAAGTCAAGATTTGCAATAATGTAACAACATTTATTTCGGcctaataatttctttttaattttaagaaaacaCTTTGACGgctctattatttatttcgtTTGATTAAAATAGATGTCGTTACATCTAATTAGATTATTACaactactaatttttattactaacgATCAttacaactaattaaaatttcgattGTGCATACATGATgaaaagttgaattttgtttgtttaaaaaattgtaagttTGACGAAATTTAGGCTCATATAAAATGGAAAGGATCTTACCATCAACAAGTAGGCATGGACGGCAATGGCACCATGCGGGTATGGCGGATGGCAGTGGTGGCGTCGGTAGGTACGGATAGAGCCGATGGAAAGGGAATACTACGACGGTGGCTCAACCGAGGAGAAGGAGAGAGATCCGAGTCGAATGATAGAgggagagagatgagagacgGACGCCAGAGATAAGAAGGAGGCGCCGGAGTTGCATGCCGGCACTTGGTGGCGCAGGAGAAAAGGGATAGCCTCTCT is drawn from Salvia hispanica cultivar TCC Black 2014 chromosome 6, UniMelb_Shisp_WGS_1.0, whole genome shotgun sequence and contains these coding sequences:
- the LOC125196638 gene encoding probable ribose-5-phosphate isomerase 3, chloroplastic translates to MAATTLSLLPPASLRRRVHLRPKFSIKASAPVLTQDDLKKLAADKAVEYVKSGMVLGLGTGSTAAFVVDKLGALLQSGALSDIVGVPTSKRTQEQALSLGIPLSTLDAHPHIDLAIDGADEVDPNLDLVKGRGGALLREKMVEAAAAEFVVVVDDSKLVTGLGGSGLAMPVEVVQFCWNYNLVRLQELFKEEGCEAKLRLDGGGKPYVTDNSNYIVDLYFKTPIRDSGAAGREIAAFEGVVDHGLFLDMATAVIIAGGSGITVKTK